A genomic segment from Flavobacterium inviolabile encodes:
- the arfB gene encoding alternative ribosome rescue aminoacyl-tRNA hydrolase ArfB: MEKEKLIAELRYKAVRSSGAGGQNVNKVSSKIQLTFDVSNSSALTDEEKSKVLEKLAARLTKEGVLLLNCDENRSQFKNKEIVIRRFLSLIQESLWVDKERKATKIPHSVIKKRIQSKRNLSQKKDFRKKPKLD, from the coding sequence ATGGAAAAAGAAAAGCTAATTGCCGAGTTGCGTTATAAGGCTGTGAGAAGCAGTGGTGCCGGAGGACAGAATGTAAACAAGGTTTCTTCGAAAATCCAGCTCACGTTTGATGTTTCCAATTCGTCAGCACTTACCGATGAGGAGAAAAGTAAAGTGCTGGAAAAACTGGCAGCCCGGCTGACGAAAGAAGGGGTTTTGTTACTGAATTGTGATGAAAACCGGAGCCAGTTTAAAAATAAAGAAATAGTTATCAGGCGCTTTCTGTCACTCATTCAGGAATCGTTATGGGTTGATAAAGAACGGAAAGCAACTAAAATTCCGCATTCGGTAATTAAAAAGCGTATTCAGAGCAAACGGAATTTATCCCAGAAAAAAGACTTCCGCAAAAAACCGAAATTGGACTAA